DNA sequence from the Oncorhynchus nerka isolate Pitt River linkage group LG9b, Oner_Uvic_2.0, whole genome shotgun sequence genome:
TGTTCCCAGTTGGAATGTTGTGACTCACTGGCATTCCTTGGAGATAAGCCAATGGGAGGGCCAGATAGtacctgtgtcccaaatggcaacctatttacAATATCattctctacttttgaccagagccctatgggccgtggtcaaaaggagtgcagtACGTATttaatatggtgccatttgggacaccccAGTAATAGGGGTTGACAAGTCTGTGACAACAAACATGAATTCATCCCTATCCCCAGAAGAGATGTATTTATGTTCATGTCAACTGGCACAACTAAAACAAAGCAAAGGGAACGACAGCGACAATCTCACAGAGTCACAAATTCATGACTTCATTCCACGAAAAAAAAGCATACATTTCCATTGCGCCTATAATTTTGGCTTGGCAGGGTTTACACATAATGGCCTCTCATTAAAAACTAGAATTAGTGCTTGTGAATCACGCGTGGTTCAACTGTGAAGCATACGATGGGAAAACACTATAAACTACCGACACTTTAATTATCTGAACCAAATTGGGCTGAGAGATCTTTTGTATTGTGGCATAACCTAAAGAGCGGCAAGACTAAATGCAGTGCGTGAATGGATGCTTATTGTAGATCATCACACGTAGTGCAAAGACCCAGAGCTACTGTAGGTAAGACTTCAGAACTATGGTAGTGTTCTCTAAAGGGAGGCTTTACATGCTCCAGACTCATTAACACAACCCATAGGGCTCTTgtgctaaagtagtgcactatatagagaatagggtaccatttgggccACAGATATGTTCACTAGGACCAAACTAATGAGGAGTTTAAAGCTGTATGAAGACACATGGCCATTGTGTTCTTGTCGTTAGACCAGTACCCTTTCTGTGCTTCACACAGGGACAAGGCAGTTTCCATGGAGAAATGCAGAAGTCCTTTAGTTGTTGTTTTACATTGGTTACTTACTGACCAGAACTAACTACACCAGTCTATTGCTGCTGACTTCCCTGATCCTCTATCCCCtcccagcttctctctctctccaaggatacatacgtcccaaatggcaccctattccctataggacatagggctctggtcagcagCGGTGCATAGGCTGCTGTTTTGGACACAGACAAAGCCCAGTACCTCAGATCATAATGCTGTAATAGCGGGTTTTGCATGCAATATACTATTAGTCTCGAACTGGTTTGTTGGGCAGTATGTTAGAATTAGAGGAGTCTCTTTGCAACACAGCTACCTTAAACCCACTCATCGGATGAGAATGTCAACGCTTGGTCCATGTACTCTGTCACCCCTCAATACTGTAGCTCTATTTAAGATAACAACAAGGGGAAAAGGGAGAACTTTGTGtatttcattcaacttttttttaaatcaagttTCAAAGAAATGAATGGATGCATGAATTAGGTTTCATTTAAGTGTCTCAGTCGTAGGAAGAAATCGTATTTATATTTTAGATCatttagtagacgctcttatccagggcGACTgttggaattgaacccacaacaaATCCCATGTTCTACCAAGTGatccggaagtttacatacaccattaAACCAGAAAGGAGTCTGTTGATAAATAtggtgtacatacagttgaagtagaaagtttacatacaccattaAACCAGAAAGGAGTCTGTTGATAAATAtggtgtacatacagttgaagttggaagtttacatacacataggttgtagtcatttaaactcgtttttcaaccactccacaaattgcttgttaacaaactaaagctttggcaagtcagttagtacatctacttcgtgcatgacacacgtcatttttccaacaattgtttagacagattatttcgcATTATatttcaatgtatcacaattgcagtgggtcagaagtttacatacactaagttgactgtgcctttaaaccacttggaaaattccagaaaagtatgtcatggctttagatacttctgataggccaattgacatcatttgaaccttcaaactcagtgcctctttgcttgacatcatgggaaaatcataagaaatcagccaagacctcagaaaaaaatggtagacctccacaagtctggttcaaccttgggagcaatttccaaacgcccgaaggtaccatgttcatctgtacaaacaatagtacgcaagtataaacaccatgggaccacgcagccgtcataccactcagaaactagacgcattctgtctcctagagatgaatgtactttggtgcgaaaagtgcaaatcaatcccagaacaacagcaaaggaccttgtgaagatgctggaggaaacagttacaaaagtatctatatccacagtaaaaccagtcctatatcgacataacctgaaaggccgctcagcaaggatgaagccactgctccaaaaccgccataaaaaagccagactaaggtttgcaactgcacatggggacaaagatcgtactttttggagaaatgtcctctgttctgatgaaacaaaactagaactgtttggccataatgaccatcgttatgtttggaggaaaaaaggggaggcttgcaagccgaagaacaccatcccaaccatgaagcacaggggtggcagcatcgtgttatgggggtgctttgctgcaggagggactggtgcacttcacaaaatagatggcattgtgaggaggaaaattgtggatatattgaaacatctcaagacatcagtcaggaagttaaagcttggtcgcaaatgggtcttccaaatggacaatgaccccaagcatacttccaaagttgtagcaaaatggcttaaggacaacaaagtcaaggtattggagtggccatcacaaagccctgacctcaatcctatagaacatttgtgggcagaactgaaaaagcgtgtgagagcaaggaggcctaaaaacctgactcagtcacaccagctctgtcaggaggaatgggccaaaattcttgtggaaggctacccaaaacatttgacccaagttaaaccatttaaatgcaatgctatcaaatactaattgagtgtatgtaaactctgacccactgggaatgtgatgaaagaaaagctgaaataaatcattccctctactattattctgacatttcacattcttaaaataaaagtggtgatcccaactgacctaagacagggcatttttactaggattaaatgtcaggaattgtgaaaaacggagtttaaatgtacttggctaaggtgtatgtaaacttccgacttcaactgtaactgttgactCCACCCAGAAAGAGGATACGAAAGATGACTATTAGATGTAGAGTATGCtgtcaaatggcaccatattccctacatttGATCAGGGTCCATATGGGTCTTGGGTTATACACAACCTCTCTTTGACCCTATGGTCATCAGAATTCATTGGACCTTTGATCTTCTCCCAGTCCCTACCCTCTATGACCCCTGTTGCCTAGGAGACCCCTcactggggcagcagggtagcctagtggttagagcgttggactagtaactggaaggttgcaaattcaaactcccgagctgacaaggtacaaatctgtcgttctgcccctgaacaggcagttaacccactgttcctaggccaggctgtcattgaaaataagaatttgttcttaactgacttgcctagttaaatgaaggtaaaataaaataagaaataaaactgTGCCAGGCAAGACCTGAGCTCTTTAGTGCCACCCTGTGGACCAAATAGGGATTTCATCCTAGGGACGGGGAACTAATCTGCATTGTCATCATACTGTATGAGTCGGGCCCTGTGTTTTGCATAGTCTTGGTCCAATTCTCATTTCTGAATGAGGATTAAAATGCAGGATAAAACATTTATGTCCCATGATTGCAGAAAACACAGGTTCCTAAATACGAGGCCCGTTTCTATTACTTCTGGAACCACCAACAGCGGGATAGTACTCACACAAACAAACTCTGAGCTTTAATTTATATTCATACTGCTTTTCCAGAAATATAAATGATGTTACTAGGCATGCATTGTCCCATTCCGGAACACATTGTGGAATCTGCAAATAAATTATTTTAGCTAGAAAACATCCCTTCAGTTGTAGCAAGCAAACATTGAAAttacacactgtactgtatatcaccTTTATTTGAGCTATACCAACAATTTTTTTATCCATCACTCTTTATTAAGAACTAAACCATCCTGATCCCTCAATGCTCAGAGTACCACAATCTTCTCATTCAGGGCGATCTGTGCTTGAGTCAGATTAGATAGATAGGTCACCATCAACAGGTCCTGTGAAAGAGAAACGGTACACATTCACACAAATGTCATGAGTGCAAGGGACATATATTTATTATGGCTGTTCAACTGAATCAATTCCACAGATGAGGAGCCATATgtatcaagcgtctcagagtaggaatgctgatctaggatcagattcccAACCATGTAATTGTGATGTAAAAAAACTGATCCTAAACCAGCACTTGATAAATACAGGCCCAAATCCAAGAGACATAAAAACGTACGTTGATGTTGGAGTTGAGCATGGTCTCAAAGTCCTCTGCTGTGATCTTAGGAACCTTGTTGACCAGATCCATCAGGTACCGACCCACACTGTTATCTGCCATCTGCTTACCAGACTGACAAACATACAGAAAGAAGAGCTTAGGTTATGGCCACAGAGACGCATAAACACAAATTAAGTCCTAACTCAACTAAAATCAACTACTTTCCGATGAGTTGCATACGATAACAAGGTTGACATAACGGAACGTCTCCGTAATGTAATATGGGATGCAGCCATAATATAGGctctgtgtgtgtaggctactcACCAACACATCCTCAATGTAGGTCAGTACCGTGGCCAGCATGTCCTGAACACGGCCTGCTGCCCCGCCCACCtggcagaggtcagaggtcagcccATTGGTGGTGTTAGGAGCATCTCTCGTCCTCTGGAGAAGATCAACTAGAATATACAaaatatttgatcaattttatTAAGGATTTCCACACCCCAACAAGAAGACATGACCCAACAAATAAAACCGTATTCAAACCAGGAACAAATGGGACAGAAAACAATCAAAGAAGAATGAAGGTTCTGACCTCCTATCCTCTCTGTGTCGTAATACTTGTATTTCACACTCAGGGGAGTGAACATCACACCGACAGTCTTTCCTGGCACACCCATCTGGGCACTGTCATGGCAACCGAAGCAATGGGGAAAAATGATATGAATTTATTTAAACTATCATAAGAATAGGAATGCCAAAGTGTTTAAAGGAATGCCAAAGTAACGAAACAGCAAATGCAAACATAACAAAACAACTGAAAGATGAGATCAGGAAGTCACAGGGAGTTGAAGCAACTCTGCTTGGGATGGAGTCAACAATAGCTTTTCAGTGGACCAACTAAAGTActgagacagaagaagagagactgGTTAAAGTGAGGAAAGTCACAGACCTGACATAGGCACGGATGTTCATCTTGCCACTCTGCAGGGCGGTGTCCATGGTGAGGTGAATGGGGTTCGTGGCCTCTCGGCTGTAGTACTCATGGATCAACACAGAGTGCTCAGTGATCTCAAAGCCTGTGGCATACCTGTTGAAGGAGAATGGTTTGCCTTTAGAGCAGTGTTCTGACACAGGCAAACAGATTTACTTTGAACAAATGTACTTTTTATTTTTCTAGTTAATTGAATAAGTTGTCAATAATTGTTAGTACCGGCGTGGGACAAAATCTTTTTTCTAATGGGACTAGGGAAGAATAAAAGCCTACTCACCATCCAACAATGACCTCGCTGGGTGACACCCTCTTATGAAGATCGTACATGTTCTTGGCAAACTCCATGTCCACAGCAACCTGTCACCATCACAGAGACACCAGTTTCACTTCTAGGACTACATGTGCAAGCTTTCCTCATTTCTACACTACAGCAATAGCTAGATAGTATATAGTTGTATCAGTGACACTTCTCATCACCTCATCTTCAGACTCATTGTGGGGGACGGAGAAACAGTTGGTGACCTCCACAGAGTGCTTGTCAATGGTACCTGAGGAAGACAAGGAATGCATTAAGTTGCGATACTCGTTTTGTGCCGATGATACGGGGACAAATGTAACTATTCTATGGAACCTGTTACTCGCTAGCAAGCAAAGTTTCAACAACATAAACATTCCACAGTAATCTCGGCAAGCTAAAAACGTTTAATACTTGGTCAAATCTTTATAATCAGAGGAGCTTTGGTATATTTTTGGATCAAGAGGATGTGAGAGCCTGGCAATGCATCAGCAAAGTGATGTAAGCTAAGTTAgccgtagctagctagctgagacAGGCTGTTCGCCTCCCTGCGCGTCTAATCAATTTTCATTAGAGCTAAAGTAAGTTTATAGTTAAATTACCAAGCAAGGTTCCGATCACACGACTCGCTCCCTCATTTCTTCGTTCGTAAGAATCGCCGATGGAGGCGAGAACGACTGGGTGAATTTTCACCACGGGGCCATACACCGACATCTTGAAAAAGGAACAATTTTACGCTTCCGGTCCCTTTATCGGCGTGTGACAAATACAGACAAGGTGCGTCACCTGCTGCATTGGAAGTGGTATTGCACACAGAAGCGACCTAATAATACACAATTAAACCCTtataatataacatttacatttacatttaagtcatttagcagacgctcttatccagagcgacttataacATAATAGACTAGATATGATTAACCATTGAATGCATCAGAAGACCATTTTTTTCTGGAAAACAGTATTAAATACTATAATTGAAATGCTGTTAAGCTATTTGGCTGTTCAGAAACTGGTTGTTTCACATGGATATGAATTCATTTATTTTCAAAACGTCATCCTCCACAGACCGAATATCATTACGACCTTCTGCAAGCCTATTGAAGAATATGTCAACTGGATCATAAAATGATCTATAGCAACCTCGGGTTGTAAATGCCTCCTCACATCATCGGCATCTAAAATGTCCAGACATTACCATCAGTGTAAAACAGTTGACAAAACAGCACAATGGTTTAAATATCTAATGCTTATCGTGATCATGAATCTGGGTGATGGTTTATGAATGATGGTGATGACAGCATCCTCCTCGACTGTTGCTCCCATGTTCTAACACCTGCGCAGCTGCCGGTAATTCATACAAATTTATCTGATGCGGATCGCTGCTGGCTTCACTGTCTATACCCAATGGTCTGTACGGACGAACTGCCACCATTTTAAACTCTTTGAAGACAAACTCGGAAAATATAAGAATATGCTATTTGTGAGCACGCTGTTTATTGAGGATTACAGACATCTAAAAAGCAGAGTCGTTTGGTTGGGGTTGCCTTTATTTCCTGTTGAGAGAGTAGAGGACTGATGCTGCCTCGAACACCCTCCTCATCAGCAGAGCCGATGATAAACATTTCAAAAATTGTCGGATGATCGAACCTGAGCGGAAGATCTCCGAGGCTCGCTCTTGGACCATCCACTCATCTGTAAGGTcctttataaataaataaataaataaataaataaataaggggACGGTATATTGTTTTAATAGGATAAGGCAATTACCAGATGAAACCCCACTACAGGTAGGATAAATCACTGTTGTTTTCTTTATGATTGATAAATGTGTATTTTCTAATCGAATACATTAAGAAATGTTTAATGCGTCATTGTTGAATAGTCAACACCGTAGGCTATAGGCTATTCCATCACCCCACGCGTTTAGTTACCGAATATTCTATCCAGGTAGTGTTTTATATCACTGGGGGAAATGGGGCTCCATTTTATACATACTAACACGGTGATTATGCACATTATTAGAATGGAACCTGTCATATAGCTGTTTTGTGTTCTTATATTACAGAATACGTTAAAAGTGACATTGCACGTTTTCTGATAAACAATAGCCTCCTTCCTGTAATTTATTGTGCTCCCATAACAGACAGGCACAGGCTATGCATGACCAATCTAATGACCTTATTCTTAAGGCTGTATGTACAGCATATGGTTTTGTCTCGGCAATATGTGACTCTTTCTCGGACCAAATTCACTTTCCCCATCCCCCACAGTCAGACAGGAGAAATGACCAATCTGTCCTTGTCAGTGGAATTATTCAGCTCTgactctcaaatggcaccctagtcccttcattacttttgaccagagccctatgggcccctagtcaaaaagtagtgcactacataggaaatatggtgccatttgggacatagatcAGGGCttcactcattcctctctgtaACATCTGACCTGTTCCATTAATATAGATTAGACTGTACTGAAGGTAATAGGAGGGTTTGTGCAGAGAAAGTTGAGTcaaggacagatggagagatgggtattgagtcaggacagatagagagatgggtattgagtcaggacagagagagagatgggtattgagtcaggacagagagagagatgggtattgagtcaggacatATGGAGacatgggtattgagtcaggacagatggaGACATGGGTATTGAatcaggacagatggagagatgggtattgagtcaggacagatggagagatgggtattgagtcaggacagatggagacatgggtattgagtcaggacagatagagacatgggtattgagtcaggacagttggagagatgggtattgagtcaggacagagagagaggtgggtattgagtcaggacagatggaGACATGGGTATTGAGTCGGGACAGCTAGAgagatgggtattgagtcaggacagagagagagatgggtattgagtcaggacagagagagagatgggtattgagtcaggacagagagagatatgggtattgagtcaggacagagagatgggtattgagtcaggacagatggagacatgggtattgagtcaggacagatggagacatgggtattgagtcaggacagatagagagatgggtattgagtcaggacagagagagagatgggtatttaGTCAGGACAGATAGAGacatgggtattgagtcaggacagatagagagatgggtattgagtcaggacagagagagagatgggtattgagtcaggacagagagagagatgggtattgagtcaggacagagagagacatgggtattgagtcaggacagatggagagagacatgggtattgagtcaggacagatggagagatgggtattgagtcaggacagatggagagatgggtattgagtcaggacagagagagagatgggtattgagtcaggacagagagagagatgggtattgagtcaggacagatggagacatgggtattgagtcaggacagatggagacatggttattgagtcaggacagatggtgagatgggtattgagtcaggacagatggagagatgggtattgagtcaggacagatggagacatgggtattgagtcaggacagatggagagatgggtattgagtcaggacagagagagaggtgggtattgagtcaggacagatggagacatgggtattgagtcaggacagatggagagacatgggtattgagtcaggacagatggagagagacatgggtattgagtcaggacagatggagagatgggtattgagtcaggacagatggagagattggtattgagtcaggacagagagagatatgggtattgagtcaggacagagagatgggtattgagtcaggacagatggagacatgggtattgagtca
Encoded proteins:
- the LOC115115330 gene encoding eukaryotic translation initiation factor 3 subunit F-like produces the protein MSVYGPVVKIHPVVLASIGDSYERRNEGASRVIGTLLGTIDKHSVEVTNCFSVPHNESEDEVAVDMEFAKNMYDLHKRVSPSEVIVGWYATGFEITEHSVLIHEYYSREATNPIHLTMDTALQSGKMNIRAYVSAQMGVPGKTVGVMFTPLSVKYKYYDTERIGVDLLQRTRDAPNTTNGLTSDLCQVGGAAGRVQDMLATVLTYIEDVLSGKQMADNSVGRYLMDLVNKVPKITAEDFETMLNSNINDLLMVTYLSNLTQAQIALNEKIVVL